In Serratia liquefaciens ATCC 27592, the genomic stretch ATGTAAATGCGAGCCCATTGCTTGCACGCTGTACTGGCCCAGGTGGATATTGCAGCGCCGGTAGTGATGTCATTATTACCTATAACAATGGTGGTAACCTTTTAATAAACAAAAATCGGCGCTTTCCTGTCGTCCCTTCAATGGTTGTTGTTGGTTACTGTAATAAAAGTTCCGGCGGGCTGGCTGGTCATTGTGATTATATGAAAAGTACGGATATCGGAAGCAATATGGTAGACGGTAGCCACCCGTGGATAGAAACAGTTTCTATGGCTACTGGGACATTTCGTATGCCAGCCGTCACGGTGCCTGACCTGGGATACGGATATTGTGTGAGCGCGTGGGTTCGTCGCTCAGCAGGAACTGGAGATGCGCTCTCTTGGGGAGATAACTATTACTCTGACTCTGATTACGCACTCTGTTCCGGAGATGCTCCCCCGCCACCGCCGCCTAATCTTTGTTATGTTAATAGCGGAAACCCGGTTGAGGTAGCATTCGGCAATGTGGAGCGGATGGATATAGGCACTTCGCCAGGGGGCGCTTATGACAGACAAAAAGCGTTAACCGTAAATTGTATGGGGACAGGCACTCATGGCATCAACGTCAGGCTTAATATGTCGCCGACTAACTGGTCGTCGTCGCAGATTGCTACAAGCAACGGTACTTTGGGCGTGAGTGTATCGGCAGATGGCAAGACACTGAGTAATAATGACAGTTTTAACCTGTCGGTTAACGGTAGCACCACTTCAACGCTGACATTCTCACTGCTGCGCGATCCCAACAAAACGGCGACCGAGATTGCCACCGGTGCATTTAATGCGTCAGCATCGCTGATTGTGACGGAACCTTAGAAAGATTTAGGGTGGATATGATAAGGCGCTAACTGCGCCCGATTAAGAAAAGCAGCATCTGTGAAACGTCTTTCTGGCCGATGACGGCGGTGGCGCGGTTGGCCCTCAATGATGAGGGCCGGGTCGTGATTTACTGCATAGGCGTGCTGGCATCAAGGCGCATTAGTGCGAGCAGTAAGCCGCTGAGCGCGGCATAGAAACCAAAGTTATCGTTACTGCTGCAGCGTTGAGTAAACTCCGGCAGCCAACTCATGCAATGCACTAATGCTTCGCTACGCAGCTCTAGTAGCTCCCTGCGTTCATCCCCAGCTTCTGTTAACGCGAAATTAAGGTGACTTAACAGTTCAACAACCAGAGCTAAATGGTCTTCCGGTTCGCCAAAGGAATTCGCCACCGCCATGCCCGATTGTGCCAACAGCGCTTTCATTTGCGCGCTGGGTTCCTGCTTAAAACGCGAAGATTCCAACTGATAACAAGAGGAATAGGGTAACGCAGCGGATTTCTCCGTCATTAAGAACAGCCCGGCAAAGTCGGCGGCCAGTTCCAACCGGGCATCGGGCCGCTGCTGCAGAGTTTGGACTGCCTGTTTGAACTGGACTACCGGTGTCGTAAGCGCCGGGATGAGTTCAAGTACCGCCAACCAAGCAACCAGCTCAGGGCTGGTCAGTTCTGCAATCTGCACGTCGCTCAGCTCGCGGGCGAAACTGCCGGATAGCCAGGCATAGAGGCATGCGTAATGCGGGCTTTCCAACCCTGGAACCTGATCTTGCATAGAGCCTTCTCCTTACTGCGGCATGTTTGCTGGCGTCATCGATACATAGTCGCATCGAGCGACCATTTCGAACGGGCCATCAAACGCGGTAACGGGTTCGATTTTGCCATTAAAGCGTTCAATCTCAACGAGGGCCGTATGGGCGCTGGTCGCCTGAGCCAGTTCGGATGAGCCGATGTCCAACGTCAACACGTTTGGATTACCGTATTTGCACAGTGTGCCTGCCACGCCACCGCGTTCAGGATCGTACCAGGCACCTTCATGGATGCGGATCACGCCCGGCGAATAGCGATCTGAAACTACAGCGCCGGCTAAAACCTGGCCACGTGCGTTAAATACTCGTACAACATCGCCATTATTGATGCCGCGAGCAATAGCGTCCTGTGGGCTGATAAATACCGGCTCCTTGCCCGCGACGCTGTACTGCGCACGCAAGGTTTCAGATTCACACAGCTGTGAGTGCAGTCGGAAATCGGGATGCACCGACTGCAAATGCAGTGGATAGCTCGCTGAAAGCGGTCCGCCGTGTGAGCGTTCTGCTTTTTCAAACCACATTGGGTAACCTTTGCAGTTCTTATAATTCATATCGGCAATGCTCTTTGAGTAAATCTCGATCAGACCGCTTGGGGTACCTAAAGGCTCCAGGTCCGGATCTTGACGAAACGCCTGGTGACGCACGAACATTTCGGGATGATGGAACTCGACGTAGCCGTCACCATCCCAAAATTCATCGAATGCAGGCAAAGCCACGCCGCGTCCTTTGCCCTGGCGTGCGCCGTCCTGGTAGATACGTTTGATCCACCCCATTTCATCCAGGCCTTCGGTGAAATCACGTTCGCGATCGAACAGTTTGCAAAGTTCGCGCAGGATATCGAAGTCATTACGTGCCTCAAATTGCGGCGGTACCAGCTGTTTCATCGCGATAATGCCGCGATTGGAGTGGTTGCCAAACTGATCGAGATCGTTGCGTTCGAATTGCGTGGTGGCTGGCAGAACGATATCGGCAAAACGACAGGTTGAGGTCCACTGATTATCGATAGAAATGACGGTTTCCAGCTTCTGCCAGCCGGCAATCATCCGGTTAACCTGCTGATGGCGATGGAACGGGTTGGTACCTGCAAATACGCACATTTTCAGCATTGGGAGCTTGACGCGTTTGCCATTCCAATCGATCTCCTTGCCCGGGTCTAGCATGGCATCGATAAAGCGCGCGATCGGAATGGTACTGCTGTAACCTTTGAAATCCCCTTTGGCATAGCGTGCCGGTGTGTTGGTGGATCCCGAGAAACCGCTCAGGATCACTCCTTTGCGGCTTGGTGTGCCTGCGCCGTTGTAGTGCCAACCAAAACCGAACCCGCCACCAGGTAAGCCGATTTGGCCAAGCATCGCCGCCACCACTACCGTCATCCATGCCCATTGTTCACCGTGTTGCATGCGTTGCACACACCAGCCTGCAATGATTTGCGTACGGTTGGCTGCCATTTGGCGAGCCAGTGCCCGGATGATTTCGGCATCAATACCACACAGCGCCGATGCCCATTTGGCATCTTTGGGCTGGCTGTCCGTTTGGCCCAACAAGTAAGGGAGAAACTGATCGAAGCCAACGCAATAGGTTTTGAGGAAGTGGGCATCATGCAGATTCTCGCTGTACAGTGTGTGCGCCAGCGCTAATTGCAAGGGCACATCCGTTTGCGGGTTTATTGCTATATGCTGCACATGTTCGCGACCTAAAAACTCATGGGTAGATGACACCACAGGGTCAATGCTGACGACGTTGATTTCACCTTTGGCCGCCTTGGCCTTTAGCTCGGCGTAATACTCATAGACATCATGATCTGGGCACCACCAGTTGGCCTGCTGATTTTTGACCAGATCCGAGCCCCAGAGCACCAGCGTTTTGCTGTTTTTCAGCACCAACGGCCAGGAGGTTTGCTGTTCATATACTTCCATTGATCCCACGACCCGCGGCAAAATCACCTGAGCGGCACCGGTTGAATAGTCACCGCCGGTACCGACAGAATCTCCGTGCAGGGCCAGCGCCCGAGCCAGCATGCCCGCGGCATTGTGGAACATGCCGGTCGATTGCCAACCGGTGCCGGATAGCAGAGCAGACGGGCCGTAGGTTTTTTGCATCCGCTCAAGCTCTTGATAGAACAGGTTCAGTGCTTCATCCCAACTTACCCGCACAAAGCGGTTATCGCCGCGCTGGGTGGTATCACTCAAATGGCGTTTGCGCAGCCAGTCAATTCTCACCATCGGGTAACGGATGCGTGCTGTGCCATGAACGTGATCGGGCAGGCCCGCAATCATTTTTGAGGGATATTTATCCATTTCAAAGGGTTTGGCGGCGATAAACCGCCCGTCCATCACGGTGGCACGGATAGCCCCCCAGTGGGAGCCGGTCAGTATGCCTTCTTGCAGGCCACCCTGGGCCAGTGCGTTTTTGGGCACTAACAGCGAAGGACCAATCATGCCAATGGCCGTTAATCCGCCAAGCTGAGCCAGAAAGCGACGGCGGGACAAGCTGATATTCTGTGATGATTTCATGTGCATTCTCCCTTAGTGTTTCTGGTCTGCGCCGCCGGTATCGGAAGCATTCATCTGCAAATACTTCAGCAAGGTGCGTTCTTCGCGCTTATCAAGGCTGGTAAAGCCCACCATGCCGTTCAGCGTTCCGATCCAACCGTTGGCATCAAAGTGCGCAATGTCAGGGGCACCGTGACACTGGTTACAGGTGCCGGTGTACAGTGCGCTGGTGTAGGCCCAGATAGGCTTGATATCGTTGACCAGATCGCCTTTTTGTACCCATGCGGTAGTTTGCAATTTGCTCCACTCCGCACCGGTGGCGGCTACCGTGGTTTTTTCAAGCGTTTGGGCGTGTTTTTGCACTTCATCACGAATGGACGACACAAAAATGCGTTTGCCAGGCAGCAGCGACAGTACGCGTTGGCGCCCCTCGGTTTCTGTCCAACCCACGATTTGCACTTCGAGCCAATCGCCGTCACGTTTTAAGACCTTAACTTCTGAGGCCGGCAGCAGTGAGCCAGCCGGTTCTTTATCGCCTTTGGCCGCGTAGATAGGTTTCATGTCCAACGTATACAGCGTGTTGCCGTCGCTGTTTTCGTCGGCGCGCAGGCGCATATCTTCAAACTGTTTGCGGAAACCGCTACTCATGTCCGGCAGTTGGTGAGCAATCCCCTTGTGACAATCAACGCAAGACTGATTGTCTTTCGCTGCGATGCTCATCTGTTTGGCCGCTTCCGGGTGCTGCTTGCTGTGCTCCATGGCTTCGTAGTTATGGCAGGAACGGCAGCCGACGGAGTTGTTGTCTTTCATGCGCTTCCATTCGCGCTTGGCCAGCTCGGCACGTTTCGCTTCGAATTTTTCCGGGGTATCGATCGAATGAGCAATAAAGTTTTGATAGAGATCGTTGGCTGCTTCCAATTTGCGCCACAGCATGCCCGGAACATCCGGTGGGATATGGCAGTCACGGCATTCTGCGCGTACGCCGGACGCATTTTTAAAGTGAACGGACTGTTTATATTCTTGATATACCGGCTGCATCGCATGACAACTGACGCAAAATTCCGTATTGCTGGTCAGCTTAATGCCAGCGTGCGGCACGATGATGATGGCCAATCCGAGAATACAACCGATCCCTAACAGTGCCAGCACTGACCACTTGGCACTGGGCCGTGTCAGTTTTCGCCAAAGTTTGCTCATAAATAAACCTTCTCGTTATTATGGGTACTCCTTTAGTAGGATATTGAGTAAATATGAACGGGGTCACGGGTCTGGATGAATGGAATAAGTCAGAATATGAATGGATATGAACAGACTGGGGCGGGAGTGAAATCATGAGCCATCACATTGTTATCGTTGAGGACGATCCGGTTACGCAAGCGCGCTTACGTGATTATTTTGTTCATGAGGGCTATCAGGTTTCTGTGGCTGAAAGTGGCGCGGGGCTGAAGGAAATTATGCTGCTTCAGCCGGTGGATTTGGTGCTGCTGGATATCAACCTGCCCAATGAAAATGGTTTGTTGTTGACACGAGCCCTGCGTGAACGTTCAAACGTCGGCATTATTCTCGTTACTGGGCGTTGCGATCAGATTGATCGGATTGTAGGGCTGGAGATGGGAGCGGATGACTATGTGACCAAACCACTGGAGTTGCGTGAGCTGGTGGTGCGGGTTAAAAACCTCCTGTGGCGCATCGATCTTGCCAAAATGCCTGCCAGGCAGGGGCAGCAGGAGAACTGCTATCTGTTCGCCGGGTATTGCCTTAATCCTTCCCGGCATACGCTGGAGTGTGAGGGGGAGCAAATTCGCCTGACTCGGGCTGAATATGAAATGCTGTTGGCCTTTATCACCAACCCGGGCACGGTATTGAGCCGTGAGCGGCTGTTACGGATGTTGTCATCCCAGCGGGTGGAACAGCCGGATCTCCGTACCGTGGATGTCCTAATTCGCAGATTGAGAAACAAACTGAGTCACGAACTCTTTGTCACTCGGCACGGGGAGGGTTACTTCCTGGCGGCCGAGGTCAGCTGACGGAAACAGGTACACCGGACGAAAACCCAGGGGAGAAAGGGACAACTTTACCTTCTCTGGGGTGATATTCGCCGGCGTCAGCAGCAGGATTTGCGGGCTGATATTATTTTCCACGCTTTGTTGCTGCAAAACTCTGATGGCTTGATCGATAGCCAGCTCACCCTGAAGCACCATCTGGTCACTGACCGCCATGATTATTCTGTTTCGTTTAAGTCCCCGATACACCTGATGTGACAGATAAAAAGAGACAATCCCCAAGGGATGAGGGCGATTGCGCGCCTCCCCCATGGCCACTTGCGCGGCGATGGCGTTCCCCGCGACCAGATTGATTTCAGGGTGTTTTTCCAACATGTCCTGCAACAAATTACGTTGGATCTCTACGTCATTATCGCCATAAACCACATCGACTATCTGTATCGAACTGCCTTCAACTGCGGTGCGAAACCCGTCGATCATTTCCTGGCTACCGCCTGCATCTTTTGGCCCAGGCATCAGCAGTACATTGAGTGAAGGGTGAGGGGGATGATCGATCAGGTATCGGCCGGGTTGGTAACCCATTTGAAACCAGGGTACGCCCACCCGGGAGCGGGTAGCCGCAAAGTTCAGCTCATTCACTACGGCAATCACCGGCGTGTCGCCAACGGAAGCCGCCAGATCGGGGAATTGAGCCAGGCTGCTGCCAAGCAAAATCGCATCGGCCTGCCATTGGCGACAGAGCGTTAATTGCTCGCGCTGGGCTTCAAGCTGCGAATACCCGCCGGCTTCAAATATCTTCAGCGTCACATTGGTGCGTTGGGCTTCCTGCACCATGCCGTAGTTGATGGAGAGCCAGTAAGCGTCTTTCAGACTGGGATAGAGGGCGCACAGTTTCCAACGACGTTCCGCCTGCAATACTGGCGTGGCGGCAGTTGGCTCAGATTGACGCTCGTTTAGCCAGCGCACCAGAGGGGCCGGTGAGACCGCCAATGCCGAACAGGTTATCGTGCCGCAGAAAAACGATACAAGAAAACGGAAAATCGCGTTGCGCATAATAGCCTCATAATTAATAAGCCTTTATGCTAGAGGTTTCGTCACTGATAAAACAACTTTAATTTCATCATCAGGATACCTATGGGGCACCCTTCGTTAACACGGCGACTTTGGTTGGCTTTTTTGCTGATGGCAGGGTTAGCGTTGATCAGTTCGTTGATAGGCTGGTTGGGCTTTCGCTTTATTGGCGAAGTCGAACAAAACAATACCCGGTCAGTGATCCCAACGATGAATATAGCTCGTCAACTCAGCGAGGCCAGTGCTTACGAATTGTTTTCCGCTCAAAGCCTGACGAATGCCGATACGCACGCAGATTGGATCGAGCAAGGGAAAATGCTCACGGTACAAAGTTTGCGTATCAGCCGGCTCTTGGAACGTTTACGCAGTCAAGGATTTGATACGGCGGCGATAGAGCAACAGGAGTCCGACATTACACACAGTTTAGGCCTGCAGGGCGAATTGGTGGGCCGGCGCCTGGCATTGCGCAAGCAGCAACGCGATCTTTCCCGTGAAATTATGGATGCGGCGGCCCGCATTGCCGAGTTGGCCAAAGGGCAGTTAAACAATGCTGCAACTGCCGCAGGCGTCACGCAGGCAGGGATTTACGATTTGATTGAGCAGCATCGCAATCATGCCGCAGAGCAGGCATTGGATCGCCTGATTGATATCGATTTTGAATACCAAAACCAAATGGCGGAGCTGCGGCTTAATGCGATACAAATTGAGCATCTGATTTTGCTGTTGGAGAAGCAACTTGCCGAGCGTGCGCCAGCCGAATTAATCTCCCGTATCGGCAGCTACGTTCGCATTCTCCAGCGCAGGCAAGAGCGCGTCGAAGATCCCCTCACCAGCGAGAAGATAGCGCGTGAATTGCAGACTCTGACACGTTATCAACAGCTTGCGACACTGTATAAGCGGG encodes the following:
- a CDS encoding fimbrial protein, encoding MNTWRTVMLGCAVASLIILCSFYVNASPLLARCTGPGGYCSAGSDVIITYNNGGNLLINKNRRFPVVPSMVVVGYCNKSSGGLAGHCDYMKSTDIGSNMVDGSHPWIETVSMATGTFRMPAVTVPDLGYGYCVSAWVRRSAGTGDALSWGDNYYSDSDYALCSGDAPPPPPPNLCYVNSGNPVEVAFGNVERMDIGTSPGGAYDRQKALTVNCMGTGTHGINVRLNMSPTNWSSSQIATSNGTLGVSVSADGKTLSNNDSFNLSVNGSTTSTLTFSLLRDPNKTATEIATGAFNASASLIVTEP
- the torD gene encoding molecular chaperone TorD, with translation MQDQVPGLESPHYACLYAWLSGSFARELSDVQIAELTSPELVAWLAVLELIPALTTPVVQFKQAVQTLQQRPDARLELAADFAGLFLMTEKSAALPYSSCYQLESSRFKQEPSAQMKALLAQSGMAVANSFGEPEDHLALVVELLSHLNFALTEAGDERRELLELRSEALVHCMSWLPEFTQRCSSNDNFGFYAALSGLLLALMRLDASTPMQ
- the torA gene encoding trimethylamine-N-oxide reductase TorA, encoding MKSSQNISLSRRRFLAQLGGLTAIGMIGPSLLVPKNALAQGGLQEGILTGSHWGAIRATVMDGRFIAAKPFEMDKYPSKMIAGLPDHVHGTARIRYPMVRIDWLRKRHLSDTTQRGDNRFVRVSWDEALNLFYQELERMQKTYGPSALLSGTGWQSTGMFHNAAGMLARALALHGDSVGTGGDYSTGAAQVILPRVVGSMEVYEQQTSWPLVLKNSKTLVLWGSDLVKNQQANWWCPDHDVYEYYAELKAKAAKGEINVVSIDPVVSSTHEFLGREHVQHIAINPQTDVPLQLALAHTLYSENLHDAHFLKTYCVGFDQFLPYLLGQTDSQPKDAKWASALCGIDAEIIRALARQMAANRTQIIAGWCVQRMQHGEQWAWMTVVVAAMLGQIGLPGGGFGFGWHYNGAGTPSRKGVILSGFSGSTNTPARYAKGDFKGYSSTIPIARFIDAMLDPGKEIDWNGKRVKLPMLKMCVFAGTNPFHRHQQVNRMIAGWQKLETVISIDNQWTSTCRFADIVLPATTQFERNDLDQFGNHSNRGIIAMKQLVPPQFEARNDFDILRELCKLFDRERDFTEGLDEMGWIKRIYQDGARQGKGRGVALPAFDEFWDGDGYVEFHHPEMFVRHQAFRQDPDLEPLGTPSGLIEIYSKSIADMNYKNCKGYPMWFEKAERSHGGPLSASYPLHLQSVHPDFRLHSQLCESETLRAQYSVAGKEPVFISPQDAIARGINNGDVVRVFNARGQVLAGAVVSDRYSPGVIRIHEGAWYDPERGGVAGTLCKYGNPNVLTLDIGSSELAQATSAHTALVEIERFNGKIEPVTAFDGPFEMVARCDYVSMTPANMPQ
- the torC gene encoding pentaheme c-type cytochrome TorC, whose protein sequence is MSKLWRKLTRPSAKWSVLALLGIGCILGLAIIIVPHAGIKLTSNTEFCVSCHAMQPVYQEYKQSVHFKNASGVRAECRDCHIPPDVPGMLWRKLEAANDLYQNFIAHSIDTPEKFEAKRAELAKREWKRMKDNNSVGCRSCHNYEAMEHSKQHPEAAKQMSIAAKDNQSCVDCHKGIAHQLPDMSSGFRKQFEDMRLRADENSDGNTLYTLDMKPIYAAKGDKEPAGSLLPASEVKVLKRDGDWLEVQIVGWTETEGRQRVLSLLPGKRIFVSSIRDEVQKHAQTLEKTTVAATGAEWSKLQTTAWVQKGDLVNDIKPIWAYTSALYTGTCNQCHGAPDIAHFDANGWIGTLNGMVGFTSLDKREERTLLKYLQMNASDTGGADQKH
- the torR gene encoding two-component system response regulator TorR — protein: MSHHIVIVEDDPVTQARLRDYFVHEGYQVSVAESGAGLKEIMLLQPVDLVLLDINLPNENGLLLTRALRERSNVGIILVTGRCDQIDRIVGLEMGADDYVTKPLELRELVVRVKNLLWRIDLAKMPARQGQQENCYLFAGYCLNPSRHTLECEGEQIRLTRAEYEMLLAFITNPGTVLSRERLLRMLSSQRVEQPDLRTVDVLIRRLRNKLSHELFVTRHGEGYFLAAEVS
- the torT gene encoding TMAO reductase system periplasmic protein TorT, with product MRNAIFRFLVSFFCGTITCSALAVSPAPLVRWLNERQSEPTAATPVLQAERRWKLCALYPSLKDAYWLSINYGMVQEAQRTNVTLKIFEAGGYSQLEAQREQLTLCRQWQADAILLGSSLAQFPDLAASVGDTPVIAVVNELNFAATRSRVGVPWFQMGYQPGRYLIDHPPHPSLNVLLMPGPKDAGGSQEMIDGFRTAVEGSSIQIVDVVYGDNDVEIQRNLLQDMLEKHPEINLVAGNAIAAQVAMGEARNRPHPLGIVSFYLSHQVYRGLKRNRIIMAVSDQMVLQGELAIDQAIRVLQQQSVENNISPQILLLTPANITPEKVKLSLSPLGFRPVYLFPSADLGRQEVTLPVPSDKEFVTQFVSQSAN